The Anastrepha ludens isolate Willacy chromosome 2, idAnaLude1.1, whole genome shotgun sequence DNA window cAGCAGATGGTCTTGCATTCGGGTGTTGGAATTCCCGAATCCGGATTGGATATCTTGAGTGCTAGCAAAAATCCATTATGTGACGCAGAAAAATACGCAGTACAAGCTTTAGAATTCATTAGCCAGCCTTTAATGGCTACTGATGATGCAATAAAAGCTTTGTTTGGCCAAGCCCAGCGACCTTATAGGCAATTGGTTTCTCAAGATTCAGATAAAagtgaaacataaaatttttggcAATATTACTATAGATATGTACACTTATGTCGACTTAATTAAATCACtttataattttacaatttccaaatatttttcgcggtacatttttctttatataattttttaaaatttagatcATTGCATAACAAAAACATTATAAATCAAACTTCCAAACTTATTATTCGGAAAtcttttatataaaagaaaatgcttaaaatcgtttgtaaaaagcaaaaattataaatcatcgCACTTTTGAGCAACTTCAGacttattataccaaaattaaatggaccaaaaaaaactataaatgggcatacccagaagttttctaaagattctaattaaaaagcAGACAATTTTGatgacattttttattgaaatttattaaatttttgtgaacttcgtaaaaatttggaacttttgtttttataaaaaatattgtggatATTGTATTGTAAAAAGATAGTGTCGTAATTATGTGAGTACAAGTCTATATAAAAACtattgtatacatatacatacatacaattacttatgtatatataatttggtATAGCTATTACTAtatatagcggtcgcccttcggcaggcaatgggaaacctccgagtgtatttctgtcatgaaaaagctcctcataaaaagtcaTCTGCCGTACGGAGTTTACGTAAAACTGAAAGTCCCTCCATTGGTGGGAACCCTCCTACCCCAATATCTAATATAATTTTGACAAAATGCTCTATTACAAATATCCAATTTATAAGACATGTATTTGGGAActtttttctattgaaaaacaTTGATTTAAGGCTTACATGTATTATAGTAAATGTATATTATAGACAGTTAAgctgtaattttattaaaaacttcaacTGCTTCATTCATAAACGTGAAAAAATCCATTGAcattatgtaaaattattataattcacaatttttgttGCATATAAGTCTAAGCGGCGTTGCCTGAACGTCGGAATTTGCGCACGAACTTGTTCCACCAATGCAAAGTCTAAGAATTATAGTAAGATATATTATTGGTAAAGGCATGTTTGTATAACCGCATGCTACTACTTACTAATATCAACAGCCACTGTCTCTTCACCATCATTGGCGCTTTTTAAAACTTGTGCCCATGGATCTACTACCATTGAATGACCCCAAGCTATATATTCAGCGTCTTTATCACGAGCAGGTGAAGTTGTTACAACATACAACTGATTGTCGTTGGCACGTGCCCGTTGTAATAGTTCCCAATGTAGGGGTCCAGTAGTCATATTAAATGCACCGGGATATATTAACATCTCACAACCTTTTATATCCAAGTTGAAAAAgttattgattttttgattttttctttgagttATTACCTTCGTTACGATATATTCTCGCCAACTCTTCAAAACGTATATCATAGCAAATACCAATGCCAATCTTGTGACCATCTACCTCTATCACTGTAAAATTTGAGCCAGCAGTTAGAGTATCTGATTCCTTAAAGCGGATTCCCCCTTTAACATCGATGTCGAAGAGATGCATTTTACGGTATTTTGCAATCAATTTTCCACTAGGGTCCCACACCGTACAGGTATtgtaaatattaccattttcACCCAATTCCGGTATAGTACCACCGACAATATAAACACCATGAGTTTCTGCGGCAGCAGATAATTGTTTCGAGGTATATCCATCAGGTATCGTTTCAGAGTACTCTCTGAAGTATTTGGTGCCATAGGGACAATTAAAACATTCGGGCAAAGTCACCATACGAGGTTTGTGTACGCAGACCGCTTGCGCAACCTTGTCGACAGCATTCTGTACATTCGCAATTTTGTCCTTTCCGACCTTCAACTGAAGTAGTGCCAAGCGCATAACTTCTTTAcatgcaaaaataaatagaattctttaaaagagtaaaaaataGCAGGACTTACGTTTCGGTAAGTGACTCATTTTAATCACTTTGTTTAAATTAGGCGTCAACACTGTTTATCTACAACTTTTTTGAGTTGCTATTATAATATTTCCAGCTGTAGCTATACTCACCTTGTGATTCCTCGATACCGGTACTTGTTAGTACTCGATACTTTTCCGAGTTTTGTCCTTGTTATCTATTTTTTTGCAGTATCGTataatcaaggcgaatttatcaATATGTGAGGCGAATAGAATACCGAAAGCGGCGCCTTCCAAAAACCGTTACTTCATAATAATACACAccgataaacaaaacaaataaaggaagagaaaatatttttaatatttattagcagacataaataactaattttGGCAGCAATTTAAAAGAGCTTTTGGTGTTGCCCGTCGGGTTCACAAACGACCACTGCGGTGCTTGCAATTGATATAGTTTTTAGTCTGAGAAGAACGAGGACACAAAGCATGTTGATGCGTGTATAAATAACTCGCTGCTCCTCTCCCTTCCCCGtcgtaaatctatcatccttgtaaACTCTCtgtttgttttattcagtacGACGCATGGTGGAAATACACCGGATAAAGGACTTGTGTGTTTCACGCTCTATGAGAAAGTCTCAAGAACGATAGAATAACGATTACTCCTTCCGAATTCGCAGTGTCGTAAGATCGGATGAATAACCAAGCAAAAGGAAggagaattacttgtttgtgaagtgCGTCCTCttagtaggcgaaagcaatggaaacaactaAACACGAgaaattacacacacacacatcttccgcataaaaacgcaaaaactgaattttgaggctttatattattttgtgctTTAGCAATTTAACGCACGACACTTCGTTGCCATTAGTTTGATTAGTGTAAatgtcacaaatcacaatattaccaagccatacATTGAATTTTAACAAACATGTAAATTCTGTTGGTTTTGTATTGCAAACGCAGCTGACGTCAGACGtatcaaaatcgcgaaaataaagtaactgttttttactGGCGCCACCTGAgttactcaattcgccttgtgaATTTCTGACAACTTTGGCGCACTAACATTCCATCGTTCCGCAGTCTTTTAAAACGACATcacacaaacttttttttggataattGCATCTTTCTTTTCTCTGCCATTTGCGATAATAAattccagagaacgttaatgtatagagaagtctcaatgacaggaacgtatggaatttcg harbors:
- the LOC128856099 gene encoding omega-amidase NIT2 isoform X3; the protein is MRLALLQLKVGKDKIANVQNAVDKVAQAVCVHKPRMVTLPECFNCPYGTKYFREYSETIPDGYTSKQLSAAAETHGVYIVGGTIPELGENGNIYNTCTVWDPSGKLIAKYRKMHLFDIDVKGGIRFKESDTLTAGSNFTVIEVDGHKIGIGICYDIRFEELARIYRNEGCEMLIYPGAFNMTTGPLHWELLQRARANDNQLYVVTTSPARDKDAEYIAWGHSMVVDPWAQVLKSANDGEETVAVDINFALVEQVRAQIPTFRQRRLDLYATKIVNYNNFT
- the LOC128856099 gene encoding omega-amidase NIT2 isoform X2 is translated as MSHLPKLMRLALLQLKVGKDKIANVQNAVDKVAQAVCVHKPRMVTLPECFNCPYGTKYFREYSETIPDGYTSKQLSAAAETHGVYIVGGTIPELGENGNIYNTCTVWDPSGKLIAKYRKMHLFDIDVKGGIRFKESDTLTAGSNFTVIEVDGHKIGIGICYDIRFEELARIYRNEGCEMLIYPGAFNMTTGPLHWELLQRARANDNQLYVVTTSPARDKDAEYIAWGHSMVVDPWAQVLKSANDGEETVAVDINFALVEQVRAQIPTFRQRRLDLYATKIVNYNNFT
- the LOC128856099 gene encoding omega-amidase NIT2 isoform X1 is translated as MSHLPKQVMRLALLQLKVGKDKIANVQNAVDKVAQAVCVHKPRMVTLPECFNCPYGTKYFREYSETIPDGYTSKQLSAAAETHGVYIVGGTIPELGENGNIYNTCTVWDPSGKLIAKYRKMHLFDIDVKGGIRFKESDTLTAGSNFTVIEVDGHKIGIGICYDIRFEELARIYRNEGCEMLIYPGAFNMTTGPLHWELLQRARANDNQLYVVTTSPARDKDAEYIAWGHSMVVDPWAQVLKSANDGEETVAVDINFALVEQVRAQIPTFRQRRLDLYATKIVNYNNFT